The following are encoded in a window of Ranitomeya variabilis isolate aRanVar5 chromosome 6, aRanVar5.hap1, whole genome shotgun sequence genomic DNA:
- the EEF1D gene encoding elongation factor 1-delta isoform X5, with protein MAASFLSTDKIWFDKYKYDDAEKQYYEQLTQKSGPDCQNQTQEDGASTILKDIARARENIQKSLAGLRTVLHSPKEGQAPPPPSQTGSHTSAATPNSGESCELLSRVASLEHENQNLHKVVRDLQSAISKLESRISTLEKSATSTASAPLPPPVCKLSAPRPAPACPPAAAPQPKAEEDDDDDDIDLFGSDEEEEDAEAARIREERLQQYAEKKSKKPGLIAKSSILLDVKPWDDETDMAKLEECVRTVHMDGLLWGSSKLVPVGYGIKKLQIQCVVEDDKVGTDMLEEEITKFEDYVQSVDIAAFNKI; from the exons ATGGCGGCGTCATTCCTGAGTACAGACAAGATCTGGTTCGATAAGTACAAGTACGACGATGCCGAGAAGCAGTATTACGAGCAACTGACCCAGAAGTCTGGACCCGACTGCCAGAACCAAACGCAG GAAGACGGAGCGAGCACAATCCTCAAGGACATTGCCAGAGCCAGGGAGAATATCCAGAAATCGCTGGCCGGA ctgaggacagtcctgcataGTCCTAAGGAAGGCCAGGCTCCCCCTCCCCCGAGCCAAACAGGGTCCCATACT AGTGCAGCCACCCCTAACAGTGGAGAGAGCTGCGAGCTCCTGTCACGGGTCGCCAGCCTAGAACATGAGAACCAGAACCTGCACAAAG TGGTGAGGGACCTTCAGTCGGCCATCTCCAAACTGGAAAGCCGGATCAGTACACTGGAAAAGTCCGCGACCTCCACAGCATCGGCCCCCCTGCCTCCCCCTGTGTGCAAG CTTTCTGCCCCAAGACCGGCACCTGCTTGCCCGCCTGCTGCAGCCCCACAACCAAaggcagaagaggatgatgatgacgacgacATCGACctgttcggtagtgatgaggaagaGGAAGATGCAGAAGCTGCCAGAATCCGAGAGGAGAGATTGCAGCAGTATGCCGAAAAGAAATCCAAAAAGCCCGGACTCATCGCCAAGTCCTCCATCTTGTTGGATGTGAAGCCG TGGGATGATGAGACTGACATGGCGAAGCTGGAGGAATGCGTGCGCACCGTGCATATGGACGGCCTGCTCTGGGGGTCCTCCAAGCTGGTGCCTGTGGGCTACGGCATCAAGAAGCTCCAGATCCAGTGTGTGGTGGAGGACGACAAGGTCGGCACGGACATGCTGGAGGAGGAGATCACAAAGTTTGAGGACTAT GTGCAGAGTGTGGACATTGCCGCCTTCAACAAGATCTAG
- the EEF1D gene encoding elongation factor 1-delta isoform X6 produces the protein MAASFLSTDKIWFDKYKYDDAEKQYYEQLTQKSGPDCQNQTQEDGASTILKDIARARENIQKSLAGSAATPNSGESCELLSRVASLEHENQNLHKVVRDLQSAISKLESRISTLEKSATSTASAPLPPPVCKLSAPRPAPACPPAAAPQPKAEEDDDDDDIDLFGSDEEEEDAEAARIREERLQQYAEKKSKKPGLIAKSSILLDVKPWDDETDMAKLEECVRTVHMDGLLWGSSKLVPVGYGIKKLQIQCVVEDDKVGTDMLEEEITKFEDYVQSVDIAAFNKI, from the exons ATGGCGGCGTCATTCCTGAGTACAGACAAGATCTGGTTCGATAAGTACAAGTACGACGATGCCGAGAAGCAGTATTACGAGCAACTGACCCAGAAGTCTGGACCCGACTGCCAGAACCAAACGCAG GAAGACGGAGCGAGCACAATCCTCAAGGACATTGCCAGAGCCAGGGAGAATATCCAGAAATCGCTGGCCGGA AGTGCAGCCACCCCTAACAGTGGAGAGAGCTGCGAGCTCCTGTCACGGGTCGCCAGCCTAGAACATGAGAACCAGAACCTGCACAAAG TGGTGAGGGACCTTCAGTCGGCCATCTCCAAACTGGAAAGCCGGATCAGTACACTGGAAAAGTCCGCGACCTCCACAGCATCGGCCCCCCTGCCTCCCCCTGTGTGCAAG CTTTCTGCCCCAAGACCGGCACCTGCTTGCCCGCCTGCTGCAGCCCCACAACCAAaggcagaagaggatgatgatgacgacgacATCGACctgttcggtagtgatgaggaagaGGAAGATGCAGAAGCTGCCAGAATCCGAGAGGAGAGATTGCAGCAGTATGCCGAAAAGAAATCCAAAAAGCCCGGACTCATCGCCAAGTCCTCCATCTTGTTGGATGTGAAGCCG TGGGATGATGAGACTGACATGGCGAAGCTGGAGGAATGCGTGCGCACCGTGCATATGGACGGCCTGCTCTGGGGGTCCTCCAAGCTGGTGCCTGTGGGCTACGGCATCAAGAAGCTCCAGATCCAGTGTGTGGTGGAGGACGACAAGGTCGGCACGGACATGCTGGAGGAGGAGATCACAAAGTTTGAGGACTAT GTGCAGAGTGTGGACATTGCCGCCTTCAACAAGATCTAG
- the EEF1D gene encoding elongation factor 1-delta isoform X4, with amino-acid sequence MGQNKEQRDMAASFLSTDKIWFDKYKYDDAEKQYYEQLTQKSGPDCQNQTQEDGASTILKDIARARENIQKSLAGSAATPNSGESCELLSRVASLEHENQNLHKVVRDLQSAISKLESRISTLEKSATSTASAPLPPPVCKLSAPRPAPACPPAAAPQPKAEEDDDDDDIDLFGSDEEEEDAEAARIREERLQQYAEKKSKKPGLIAKSSILLDVKPWDDETDMAKLEECVRTVHMDGLLWGSSKLVPVGYGIKKLQIQCVVEDDKVGTDMLEEEITKFEDYVQSVDIAAFNKI; translated from the exons AGACATGGCGGCGTCATTCCTGAGTACAGACAAGATCTGGTTCGATAAGTACAAGTACGACGATGCCGAGAAGCAGTATTACGAGCAACTGACCCAGAAGTCTGGACCCGACTGCCAGAACCAAACGCAG GAAGACGGAGCGAGCACAATCCTCAAGGACATTGCCAGAGCCAGGGAGAATATCCAGAAATCGCTGGCCGGA AGTGCAGCCACCCCTAACAGTGGAGAGAGCTGCGAGCTCCTGTCACGGGTCGCCAGCCTAGAACATGAGAACCAGAACCTGCACAAAG TGGTGAGGGACCTTCAGTCGGCCATCTCCAAACTGGAAAGCCGGATCAGTACACTGGAAAAGTCCGCGACCTCCACAGCATCGGCCCCCCTGCCTCCCCCTGTGTGCAAG CTTTCTGCCCCAAGACCGGCACCTGCTTGCCCGCCTGCTGCAGCCCCACAACCAAaggcagaagaggatgatgatgacgacgacATCGACctgttcggtagtgatgaggaagaGGAAGATGCAGAAGCTGCCAGAATCCGAGAGGAGAGATTGCAGCAGTATGCCGAAAAGAAATCCAAAAAGCCCGGACTCATCGCCAAGTCCTCCATCTTGTTGGATGTGAAGCCG TGGGATGATGAGACTGACATGGCGAAGCTGGAGGAATGCGTGCGCACCGTGCATATGGACGGCCTGCTCTGGGGGTCCTCCAAGCTGGTGCCTGTGGGCTACGGCATCAAGAAGCTCCAGATCCAGTGTGTGGTGGAGGACGACAAGGTCGGCACGGACATGCTGGAGGAGGAGATCACAAAGTTTGAGGACTAT GTGCAGAGTGTGGACATTGCCGCCTTCAACAAGATCTAG